The following DNA comes from Kitasatospora viridis.
GGGTGAAGTTGCCGTGGTCGGCCACGGCGAGCAGGTAGCGCAGGTGACGCAGTTCGAGAGCGGCCATGGAGCAACCATAGATGGCACCAATGGCTCGCATGCCCAGCAACTCTTGGACGCTATAGGCACAGCTCAGGCATGGTGGATCTCACCAGCCCACAGGGGCCGACCGGAGGGAGTGACCGGACCATGCAGGACCTCACCGAGGGCATCGCCCGCTTCCAGCGGGACGTCTTCCCGGCCAAGGCGGAGCTCTTCGCCCGCCTGGCGACCCACCACGCACCGCACACGCTGTTCATCGGCTGCTCCGACGCCCGCGTCGTCCCCGAACTGCTCACCGGCACCGAGCCGGGCGACCTGTTCGTCATCCGCACCGCCGGCAACCTGGTGCCCGCCCACAGCCCCGAGGCCGACGGCGTGACGGCGAGCATCGAGTACGCCGTCGCCGTCCTGGGGGTGACGGACGTGGTCGTCTGCGGCCACTCCGCCTGCGGCGCGATGACCGCCCTCGCCCGGGGGCAGGACCTGAGCGGCGCCCCGGCGGTCGCCGCCTGGCTGCGCCACGCGGACGCCTCCCTGGCCCGCACCACCGCCGACGGCGACGTGCCCGCCCTGGTGCGGCAGAACGTGCTCGCCCAGCTGGCGAACCTCGCCACCCACCCCGCCGTCGCCCGAGCCCTGGCGCAGGGCCGGATCGCCCTGCACGGCTGGGTCTACGACATCCCGACCGGCCGGGTCGAGGACCTGACCCCGGCCGACCCCGCGCTCGCTGCCTGACCCGACCCGACCGCCACCCCTCGATTCGCCGCCCGTGAGGCGGCCCACCCCGAACAGGAGCCCCTCCCATGGTGCACGCCCAGCTCGACCCCGCCGCCCGCCAGGCCCTCGCCACCGCCGCCGTCGAGGCCAAGACCCGCAAGGACCTGACCTGGCGCCAGATGGCCGAGGCCTCCGGCCTGTCGGTGGCCTTCACCACCGCCGCCGTCCTCGGCCAGCACGCCCTGCCGCGCGAGTCGGCCGAGGCCGTCGCCGACCTGCTCGGCCTGGACGAGGACGCGGCCCTGCTGCTGCAGACGATCCCGGCCCGCGGCTCGATGCCCGACCGGGTCCCGACCGACCCGACGATGTACCGCTTCTACGAGATGCTCCAGGTCTACGGCACCACCCTCAAGGCCCTGGTGCACGAGGAGTTCGGCGACGGCATCATCTCCGCGATCAACTTCAGGCTGGACGTGCAGAAGGTCGCCGACCCCGAGGGCGGCGAGCGCGCGGTGATCACCCTGGACGGCAAGTACCTGCCCACCAAGCCCTTCTGAGGCTTGGTCAGGCCGGGCGGCGGCCACCCCGCCGCCGCCCGCTCCACCCTGCACCTTGCACCTTTCACCCCTTCACTCCTTCACTCCCGATTCCGGAGGCCCCCGTGGACTTCGCCCAGCGCACCATCGACCTCGCCCGGCGCAACGTCGCCGAGGGCGGCCGCCCGTTCGCCACCGTCATCGTCAAGGACGGCGAGATCCTCGCCGAGAGCCCCAACCGGGTCGCCCAGACCGGCGATCCCACCGCCCACGCCGAGATCCTCGCCGTCCGCGAGGCCTGCACCAGGCTCGGCACCGAGCACCTGACCGGCGCCACCATCTACGTGCTGGCCCACCCCTGCCCGATGTGCCTGGGCGCGCTGTACTACTGCTCGCCGGACGAGGTCGTCTTCCTCACCACCCGCGAGGCCTACGAGCCGCACTACGTGGACGACCGCAGGTACTTCGAACTCGCGACCTTCTACGACGAGTTCGCCAAGCCCTGGCAGGAGCGGCGGCTGCCGATGCGGCACCGGCCGAGCGAGGACGCCGTCGAGGTCTACCGGTCCTGGCAGCAGCGCAACGGCGGCGAGCGCCGGGTGGCCGGCGCCCCGACCTCCCCGACCTCCCCGACCTCCCCGACCGTCTCGTGAACCGGGTGATCGAGAAGGTGGCCTGGATCCAGCTGGACGCGGGCCGCCTCCTCGCGGCCCGCACCCACGGCCGCGACCTGTTCTACCTGCCCGGCGGCAAGCCCGCGCCCGGCGAGACGCACCCCGAGGCCCTGGTCCGGGAGATCCGGGAGGAACTCGGCGTCACCCTCGACCCGGCAACCGTCCTGCCGGTGGTGTGCATCGAGGCCCCGGCGGACGGCAAGCCCGCCGGCACCCTGGTCCGCACCACCTGCTTCACCGCCGACCACAGCGGCACGCCCACCCCCTGCGGGGAGATCGCCGAGATCGCCCACCTCACCCACGGCGACCGCCTGCGCACCAGCGCCACCACCCGCGAGGTGCTGGACCGGCTCGCCGCCACCGGCCGACTGCTGCGTTGGTGAAAGGCGAGTGACGGACCGTCAGAAGCCGTACGGTGGATGATGGCCGGATTCCAACGGGAGGTGAGTCGATGACCGCGCGGCTGTGCGCGACCACGGACGAGGCGGTCGAAGGGATCGCCGACGGCTCCACGGTGCTGGTCGGCGGTTTCGGAACGGCGGGCCTGCCGGTCGAGTTGATCGACGCGCTGGTCCGCCAGGGCGCCAAGGATCTGACCGTGGTGTCCAACAACGCGGGCAACGGGGACACCGGGATCGCCGCGCTACTGGCCAAGAGGCGGGTGCGCAAGGTGGTCTGCTCCTACCCCCGACAGGCCGACTCGTACGTCTTCGACGCGCTCTACCGGGCCGGCCGGGTCGAGTTGGAGCTGGTGCCGCAGGGCACGCTCGCCGAGCGGATCCGGGCGGCGGGGGCCGGCATCGGCGCGTTCTTCTGCCCGACCGGGGCGGGCACGCCGCTGGCCGAAGGCAAGGAGGTCCGGGTCATCGACGGCCGCAGTCACGTGCTGGAGTACCCGATCAGGGGCGACGTCGCGCTGATCGGCGCCCACCGGGCGGACCGGGCGGGCAACCTGGTCTACCGCAGGACGGCCCGCAACTTCGGGCCGGTGATGGCGACCGCCGCGACCACCGTGGTCGCGCAGGTCCGGGAGGTCGTCGACGCCGGCGGGATCGACCCCGAGACCGTGGTGACGCCGGGGATCTACGTGGACCGAGTGGTCCTGGAGGCGGCCGAGTGAAGCCCGAACACCCCTGCAGGGAGGCCGCGAACGGCCCGCTGACCAAGCAAGGGATCGCTGCCCGGCTGGCCCAGGACATCCCGCCCGGCTCCTTCGTCAACCTCGGCATCGGCCAACCGATCCTGGTCGCAGACCACTTGCCGGAAGACTCCGGCGTCGTGCTGCACACCGAGAACGGCATGCTCCACATGGGTCCCGCCGCCGGGGGAGCGGAGGCCGACCCCGAGCTGATCAACGCCGGCAAGGCCCCGGTGACCGAACTGCCCGGCGCGGCCTACTTCCACCACGCCGACTCCTTCGCCATGATCCGCGGCGGGCACCTGGACATCTGCGTGATGGGGGCCTTCCAGGTCTCCACGGCGGGCGACCTCGCCAACTGGGACACCGGCGAACCCGGCGCGATCCCCGCCGTGGGCGGGGCGATGGACCTGGCGATCGGCGCCAAGCGGGTCTTCGTGATGATGACGCTGTTCACCAAGTCCGGTGCGCCCAAGCTGGTTCCGCGCTGCTCCTACCCGCTGACCGGGGCGGGCTGCGTCGACCGCGTCTACAGCGACTTCGCCGTGCTCGACCTCACGCCGCGGGGCGTGCGGGTGCACGAGACCTTCGGTACCACCGTCGGGGAACTCGCCGAGCGCCTGGGGCTGCCCCTGCTCGGTCCGGCCTGAGGTCACTCCCCGGGAGCGAGGACGATGTCGAAGCGCACCCGGGACCAGGCCCGACCGCCCGGTTGCAGGCTGCCCGGCTCCCGGCCGTCGGGTGCCGGGGTGCCGGGACGCTGGTCGGCGAAGCGCTTGACGAGCCCGTCCCGTACGCCGAACACCGCGTCGCCGAAAAGCAGTTGGGGATCGTCCTCGACGAAGATGTGGGTCACCAGGGTGCGGTGGCCGGGCGCGGTCACCATGAAGTGCAGGTGCGCGGGCCGCATCGCGGACCGGCCGGCCGCGGCCAGCAGCCGGCCCACCGGCCCGTCGTCCGGGACGGGGTAGCGGGTGGGCTTGAGCGCCCAGAACCGGTAGCCGCCGTCCCGGTCCGCGCGCAGCCGGCCACGGCCGGCGACCCGGCCGTCGGGGTACTGGACGTCGTACTGGCCGTCCTCGTCGGCCTGCCACACCTCGATCAGGGCGCCGCCCACCGGCTTCCCGTCGGTGTCGGTCACGGTGCCCTCGACCCAGCAGGGCGTGCCCGGCGCGCCGCCCGCGAGGTCGCCGCCGAGCGGGACCTCCGGGGAGTCGGCGACGAAGAACGGGCCGAGCACGGTGGCCTCGGTGGCGTCCCGGTAGGCCTCGTTGTTGACGGCGACGGTCTGCATCGAGACGCCGAGGACGTCCGAGAGCAGGACGAACTCCTGGCGCTTGTCGTCGGTGCGGTGCCCGGCTTCGGCGAGGAACTCGACGGCACCCCGCCACTCCCGCTCGGTCAGCCGGACCTCGCGGACGAAGGCGTGCAGGTGCCCGGTCAGCGACTCCAGCAGCCGGCGCAGCCGCGGGTCGGGGCAGGCCGCGAAGCCGGCGACCGCGCGGTCGGCCAACTCGCTCTCGCGGAGCTCCTGTTCACGGGCGCTCTGGTCGCGGTCGGTGGCGGCCGGGGCGCTGCCGGTCAGGGCGGCGGTGAGCAGGGCCATCAGGTCCTGCTCGGTGACGGGCACGGGGTTGGTGGCGGGTGCGGCTGCCAGGATCCGGCGCACGGCCTCGGGCAGGTCCCGCTCGGTGAGACCGAGATCGGCGAGCCGGCGCGGGGCGCCGAGCGCCTCCCGCAGGCGCTCAAGAGCGGCCACCGCGGCCACCGCCGGGTCGCCGTCCGCCGGGCCGGGGTGGCCGAGGGCGGCGGCGAGCCGGGCCGAAAGCGCGGGCACGGCATGCGCGTTGAGCGCCAGCACGTACGGCAGCACGATCGCGTGGGTCTGCGCGTGCGGGAGGCCGAAGGTGCCGCCGAGCACGTGGCAGATCCGGTGGTGCAGGCCGGAGCCGGCGGACGCGAACGCCACCGCGGCCGAGTAACTGCCGTGCAGCGCCTGCTCCCGCGCGGCCAGGTCGCCGCCGTCCGCCACGATCGCGGGCAGGGCGGCCGCCAGGGCCCGCGCGCCCTCCAGGGCCAGCGCCCGGTTGATCGGGTCGGCGCGCGGGGCCCACAGCGAATCGACGCAGTGGGCCAGGCTGTTGAGGCCCGAGGCCACCGAGAGGCCGACGGGGAGGGTGCGGGTGAGCTCGGCGTCGTGGATGACGCTGACGGGCAGCACGCGGTCGTCGCTGCCGGTGGTCTTGGTCCGCCCCTCGGTCAGGCCCCACACGTCGGTGGCCTCGGACCCGGCGTAGGTGGTCGGCACGGCCACGATCGGCAGGCCGGTGGTCAGCGCGACCGCCTTGGCCAGCCCGGTGGCCGACCCGCCGCCGACGCTCACCAGCAGGTCGATCCCGTGCGCCGCGGCGGCGGCCCGCGCGGCCTCGGCCAGTTCGACGGGCACGTGCTCGACCACCCGGTCGAACCGGAGCGCGACCTCGATGCCCGCGCAGACGCGCTCCGCGAGCTGCCGCCGGCCGGGGGAGGCCAGCACCATCACCCGGGTGGCGCCGAGCCGCTCGCACTCCGCCGCGAGGTGCGCCGCCGCCTGCCCCGAACCGGACAGCACCCGCTGGCCCAGGGTGCGGTGACTGAAGGTCATGGACACGATGGGGTCCCTCCGTCGCGTGACAGTCCTCCCCACCGATGGTGGACGAAGCAGCGCCGGATGGGAACGAGGCGTGACCTGGCGGACCGCGCCGGGTCGGCGGATCAGCGGCCCCGGAAGGCCTGCCGGTAGGCACCGGGAGTGGTGGCCAGCGCGGCGCGGAAGCGGCGGCGCAGGTTGACGGCGGAGGCCAGGCCGACCCGGGTCGCGATCGCCTCGACCGGCAGGTCCGTCCGCTCCAGCAGGGTGCGGGCGGCGGCCAGTCGGCGGGTGAGCAGCCAGGCGCCCGGGCTGGTGCCGAGCTGCTCGGCGAAGCGCCGGGCCAGGGTGCGGGGGGAGACGTTGAGCTGACCCGCCATCAGGTCCACCGAGAGCGGCGCGCCGAGCCGCTCCTCGACCCAGGCGAGCAGGCCGGCCAGGCCGTCGTCGGGGCCGTCGTCCAGCACTGGTGAGGGTTCGTCATGCGGCGCCACCGCCATGTGCCGGGCGAGCCGGTCGGCGAACGCGGCGCCGTGGTCGCTGCGCACCAGGTGCAGGCACAGGTCGAGGCCGGCCCCCGCGCCCGCGCTGGTGGCGACGTCGCCGTGGTCCAGGAAGCGGTGCCGCGGCTCGACGCGCACGTTCGGGAACTCGCGCCCCAACTGCTCGGCGCGCGCCCGGTGGGTGGTCGCCGAGCGGCCGTCCAACAGCCCGGTGCGGGCCAGCGCGAACACCCCGGAGCAGATCGCCGCCAGCCGCGCCCCGCGCGCGTGCGCCCGCAGCAGCGCCTCCCGCACCCGCTCGGGGAGCGGCTCCTCGACCGGCAGCCAGCCCGGCACGATCACGGTGTCCGCGGTCTCCAGAGCTTCCAGCCCGCGCGCCACCGTGATGGCGTACCCGCCGGTGGTCGGCACCTGGCCGGGCGTCTCGGTGCAGGTCTCGAAGGCGTAGTGCCGCGGCATGCCCGGCCGCTCGGTGCCGAAGACCTCGACGGCGCAGCCGAGTTCGAACGTCGACTGCACCGGGCGTACCAGGGCCACCACACGATGCATGGCAGGAAAGTACCCCATGCTGTCAGCCCGGGCCCTCACCGGCCCGGGCCCGCGCCCGGCACCGTGGTGGGCATGCACCCCGAGATCCTCGCCCAGCAGGGCTACACCGCCGTCCGCGCCGATCGGACCCCCACCCGCGAGCTCTTCCCCGGCATCCAGCTGCGCGACCTGTGGCGCGGTCCGACCGGCGCGCACGCCCACCTCCTGGAGATGGCGCCCGGCAGCGGCTGGCCGCGCCGCGACGTCCACGAGCCCGGCCCGGAGGAGGTCTACGTGGTCTCCGGCACCTTCAACGACGGCGCCGTCGACCACCCCGCCGGCACCTTCCTGCACGCCCCCGCCGGCTCCTGGCACCTGCCCTCGACCAGCACGGGCTGCACGCTGTTCGTCTTCTACCCGCAGGGGTAGCGCTCTCGGCGGCGTTACGCGGCCGGGCCGCCCTCGGTGACGAAGGTGTAGAGCTCGACGATCACGCCGTCCCGGCAGTGGGCGATGTCCATCCCGCGCACCACCGGGTTGCCGCCTGCCGGGCCGTAGCGGAAGCCGAGGTGGCCGAGGTCGTGGTTGACCGAGACCGGCCCGTCCGGGCGGAAGGTCCAGTCCGGCGACTGCTCGCGCAGCTCCAGGGCCCGCAGCAGCAGGGCCTCGCGGCCCCGGACGACGCGGTCGGGTTCGTACCAGACGACGTCCTGGGCGTAGGTGGTGGCGACGGCCGCGGCGAGCCGGCCGGGGTCGGGCTCGTTGAAGACGTCGAGCAGGTTGGCACGCATCAGGTCGGCGACGCTGGGGTTCACGGTGCGCTCCTCGTCCGGAGGTCGCTGGCGGCACCCATCGTGGCCGCGGACCCGGGCGAGGCGCAGCCCGCCCCGCCGATCGGCGGCGGGCGATCGGCACGTACGCTTCGTCCGGTATTCGTTGGGTGTGGACCGAGAGGGAGCCTGGTGGCCGGAGAACTGATGGTGTGGGCGGAGGCCCCGCCGCTGCGCACGGCGGGCGAGCTGACCGTCGTCATCGACGGCGCCAAGGCCGGCACGGTCATGCAGGGCACCGCGGCGCCGTTCCCGCTCGCGCCGGGCCGGCACACGGTGCGGGTCGGCGCCCGGGGCTGGCGCTCGAACACCAGCACCGTCGAGGTCGCCGAGGGCGGCACCGTGCGGCTGGCCGTGTTCAGCACGGGCCTGTCGACGATGGGCGCGATCCTGCCGGTGCTGGGTCTGCTGGGCCTGATCCCGGGGCTGATCTACCGGCTGCGTCCGCTGTCGGAGGCTCCGGCCGCGGAGTCCGTCGCGGCTGCTGAGGAGGCCTCCGCCGCTACCGGGTCCGGTCTCTGGTGGGAGTCCGACCCCAAGTTGGCGAAGCGGTACGGCGGCAAGTAGGCCGCACGCGGGGTTCCCAAGGGCTCCGGTGGGGGCCATCATGGCTCCGCGCACTTGTCTGTCCACGGTCATCCGGCGGGGCCCCACAACCCGTCAGGGCCGTCTCAGTCATGCCCCGGTGCGCCGCACGCAGTTGACCCCCACCTCTGTCGAGGAGAACTCATGCGCATCCTCAGGCCCGCCACCCCCGCCCGGCTCACCGCCGCGCTGGCCCTCGCCGCGCTGGCGACCGCCCTGGTCGCGCCCGGCGCCGAGGCCCGCCCGGCCCCGGCCGCCGAGCAGCACGCCGCCCACCAGCACGCGGGCGTCAAGCCGCTCGGCCGTACCACCGGCGCCGGCGCCGCCGGCCGGCTGGCCCGCGCGCCGCAGGACGACAACACGCTCAGCGTCCAGTCCAGCGGCAGCCAGGGCGT
Coding sequences within:
- a CDS encoding maleylacetate reductase and hydroxyquinol 1,2-dioxygenase domain-containing protein, yielding MTFSHRTLGQRVLSGSGQAAAHLAAECERLGATRVMVLASPGRRQLAERVCAGIEVALRFDRVVEHVPVELAEAARAAAAAHGIDLLVSVGGGSATGLAKAVALTTGLPIVAVPTTYAGSEATDVWGLTEGRTKTTGSDDRVLPVSVIHDAELTRTLPVGLSVASGLNSLAHCVDSLWAPRADPINRALALEGARALAAALPAIVADGGDLAAREQALHGSYSAAVAFASAGSGLHHRICHVLGGTFGLPHAQTHAIVLPYVLALNAHAVPALSARLAAALGHPGPADGDPAVAAVAALERLREALGAPRRLADLGLTERDLPEAVRRILAAAPATNPVPVTEQDLMALLTAALTGSAPAATDRDQSAREQELRESELADRAVAGFAACPDPRLRRLLESLTGHLHAFVREVRLTEREWRGAVEFLAEAGHRTDDKRQEFVLLSDVLGVSMQTVAVNNEAYRDATEATVLGPFFVADSPEVPLGGDLAGGAPGTPCWVEGTVTDTDGKPVGGALIEVWQADEDGQYDVQYPDGRVAGRGRLRADRDGGYRFWALKPTRYPVPDDGPVGRLLAAAGRSAMRPAHLHFMVTAPGHRTLVTHIFVEDDPQLLFGDAVFGVRDGLVKRFADQRPGTPAPDGREPGSLQPGGRAWSRVRFDIVLAPGE
- a CDS encoding nuclear transport factor 2 family protein, translated to MNPSVADLMRANLLDVFNEPDPGRLAAAVATTYAQDVVWYEPDRVVRGREALLLRALELREQSPDWTFRPDGPVSVNHDLGHLGFRYGPAGGNPVVRGMDIAHCRDGVIVELYTFVTEGGPAA
- a CDS encoding carbonic anhydrase — protein: MQDLTEGIARFQRDVFPAKAELFARLATHHAPHTLFIGCSDARVVPELLTGTEPGDLFVIRTAGNLVPAHSPEADGVTASIEYAVAVLGVTDVVVCGHSACGAMTALARGQDLSGAPAVAAWLRHADASLARTTADGDVPALVRQNVLAQLANLATHPAVARALAQGRIALHGWVYDIPTGRVEDLTPADPALAA
- a CDS encoding 3-oxoacid CoA-transferase subunit B, whose product is MKPEHPCREAANGPLTKQGIAARLAQDIPPGSFVNLGIGQPILVADHLPEDSGVVLHTENGMLHMGPAAGGAEADPELINAGKAPVTELPGAAYFHHADSFAMIRGGHLDICVMGAFQVSTAGDLANWDTGEPGAIPAVGGAMDLAIGAKRVFVMMTLFTKSGAPKLVPRCSYPLTGAGCVDRVYSDFAVLDLTPRGVRVHETFGTTVGELAERLGLPLLGPA
- a CDS encoding cupin domain-containing protein, whose amino-acid sequence is MHPEILAQQGYTAVRADRTPTRELFPGIQLRDLWRGPTGAHAHLLEMAPGSGWPRRDVHEPGPEEVYVVSGTFNDGAVDHPAGTFLHAPAGSWHLPSTSTGCTLFVFYPQG
- the cynS gene encoding cyanase, which codes for MVHAQLDPAARQALATAAVEAKTRKDLTWRQMAEASGLSVAFTTAAVLGQHALPRESAEAVADLLGLDEDAALLLQTIPARGSMPDRVPTDPTMYRFYEMLQVYGTTLKALVHEEFGDGIISAINFRLDVQKVADPEGGERAVITLDGKYLPTKPF
- a CDS encoding NUDIX hydrolase gives rise to the protein MIEKVAWIQLDAGRLLAARTHGRDLFYLPGGKPAPGETHPEALVREIREELGVTLDPATVLPVVCIEAPADGKPAGTLVRTTCFTADHSGTPTPCGEIAEIAHLTHGDRLRTSATTREVLDRLAATGRLLRW
- a CDS encoding nucleoside deaminase, encoding MDFAQRTIDLARRNVAEGGRPFATVIVKDGEILAESPNRVAQTGDPTAHAEILAVREACTRLGTEHLTGATIYVLAHPCPMCLGALYYCSPDEVVFLTTREAYEPHYVDDRRYFELATFYDEFAKPWQERRLPMRHRPSEDAVEVYRSWQQRNGGERRVAGAPTSPTSPTSPTVS
- a CDS encoding 3-oxoacid CoA-transferase subunit A, coding for MTARLCATTDEAVEGIADGSTVLVGGFGTAGLPVELIDALVRQGAKDLTVVSNNAGNGDTGIAALLAKRRVRKVVCSYPRQADSYVFDALYRAGRVELELVPQGTLAERIRAAGAGIGAFFCPTGAGTPLAEGKEVRVIDGRSHVLEYPIRGDVALIGAHRADRAGNLVYRRTARNFGPVMATAATTVVAQVREVVDAGGIDPETVVTPGIYVDRVVLEAAE
- a CDS encoding GlxA family transcriptional regulator; the protein is MHRVVALVRPVQSTFELGCAVEVFGTERPGMPRHYAFETCTETPGQVPTTGGYAITVARGLEALETADTVIVPGWLPVEEPLPERVREALLRAHARGARLAAICSGVFALARTGLLDGRSATTHRARAEQLGREFPNVRVEPRHRFLDHGDVATSAGAGAGLDLCLHLVRSDHGAAFADRLARHMAVAPHDEPSPVLDDGPDDGLAGLLAWVEERLGAPLSVDLMAGQLNVSPRTLARRFAEQLGTSPGAWLLTRRLAAARTLLERTDLPVEAIATRVGLASAVNLRRRFRAALATTPGAYRQAFRGR